In a genomic window of Scheffersomyces stipitis CBS 6054 chromosome 4, complete sequence:
- a CDS encoding predicted protein has protein sequence MPDISEVLDEKSLMAMSRFHPNEVGNTYFEFSPGNNNYSLTYSLYDENDRVINSTTLTTQINANDWLNSMVEEINKENEELENADQVSTETETTAIVSHEATVRLSSTSFDTFGENVTNELLK, from the coding sequence ATGCCTGATATCAGTGAAGTATTAGATGAGAAAAGTCTCATGGCAATGAGCCGGTTTCACCCAAATGAAGTAGGAAACACTTACTTTGAATTTAGTCCTGGAAATAATAATTATTCATTAACTTACAGCCTTTACgatgaaaatgatagaGTCATTAACTCGACAACTTTAACTACTCAAATCAATGCAAATGACTGGCTTAATAGCATGGTAGAGgaaatcaacaaggaaAATGAAGAGCTTGAGAATGCCGATCAAGTTAGTACAGAAACAGAGACGACAGCTATTGTATCACATGAAGCCACAGTCAGACTAAGTAGTACAAGTTTTGACACATTTGGCGAAAATGTTACCAATGAGCTTTTGAAATGA
- the LAG1.3 gene encoding longevity-assurance protein Acyl-CoA-dependent ceramide synthase (go_component integral to membrane): MDTYTHRHRGSSVGEINVGDTAAPGLSTMRTSKRQRKMSDARIVALSCESSSDIAILKKIGIASRELCYRHTWIVPLLVLIASYSTYWLSGVDTRLHRFLEALVVPSYKIPGTDQYGKGENDFYFVGFYAIFFTFLREFVVVCVLRPLAKALGIKRESKVKRFMEQGYAIFYYGLSGPAGLWIMSTLPLWFFETTPFYVNYPHKTHDFYFKVYYLGQAAFWVQQSVVLILQLEKPRKDFKELVLHHIITIALIWSSYRFHFTWMGLEIFITMDVSDFFLASSKTLNYLDYAISGPFIFVFALIWIYLRHYVNIRILWSVLTEFRTVGEWELNWDTQQYKCYISQPIVFFLIAALQIVNLYWLFLIFRILSRYIFGGVAKDERSDDDSETEETGEEETGEEEAKKYQ; this comes from the coding sequence ATGGATACCTATACCCACCGTCACCGGGGTTCCTCTGTCGGAGAAATAAACGTTGGTGATACAGCTGCTCCAGGTCTTTCCACTATGCGTACCTCCAAAAGGCAGAGAAAAATGTCGGATGCAAGAATTGTAGCTTTGAGCTGCGAATCAAGCTCAGATATtgcaatattgaagaaaattgGCATTGCTTCCAGGGAATTGTGCTATAGACATACTTGGATAGTTCCGCTCCTTGTATTGATTGCATCATATAGTACTTACTGGTTGTCTGGTGTCGATACCCGGCTTCATCGTTTCTTGGAAGCCTTAGTTGTTCCATCTTACAAGATTCCTGGAACAGACCAATATGGAAAGGGTGAAAATGACTTTTATTTCGTTGGTTTCTACGCTATTTTTTTTACTTTCTTAAGGGAATTCGTAGTGGTGTGCGTATTGAGACCTTTGGCAAAAGCTTTGGGCATTAAAAGGGAATCAAAGGTAAAACGATTCATGGAACAGGGCTATGCCATCTTTTATTACGGTTTATCTGGTCCAGCCGGATTATGGATAATGTCAACTTTACCACTTTGGTTCTTTGAGACTACACCGTTCTATGTCAACTATCCGCACAAGACTCATGACTTCTATTTCAAGGTCTATTACTTAGGTCAAGCTGCTTTCTGGGTTCAGCAGTCAGTTGTATTGATTTTACAATTAGAAAAACCTCGTAAGgatttcaaagaattggtCTTGCATCACATTATCACTATTGCGTTGATTTGGAGTTCGTACAGATTTCATTTCACTTGGATGGGCTTGGAAATATTCATTACTATGGATGTTTCAGATTTCTTCTTAGCTTCATCGAAGACCTTGAACTACTTGGATTACGCAATTTCTGGCCCTTtcatttttgtttttgCCTTGATTTGGATTTACCTCAGACACTACGTGAACATCCGAATCTTGTGGTCTGTACTAACTGAATTCAGAACTGTCGGAGAATGGGAATTGAACTGGGATACTCAACAATACAAATGCTACATTTCCCAGCCAATCgtctttttcttgattgctgCCTTGCAAATAGTCAATTTGTACTGgctcttcttgatctttcGTATTCTTTCGAGATACATTTTTGGAGGAGTCGCCAAGGACGAAAGAAGTGACGACGACTCCGAAACTGAGGAAACTGGCGAGGAGGAAACTGGCGAGGAGGAAGCCAAAAAGTACCAATAA
- a CDS encoding predicted protein has protein sequence MSDKEDQELQQLWKLFQDSPEEIKQRRQQITKIIHDDQKSEFPTSMSIVTAFDELLGCFSLGGQLKNYYRYGSMDTCSRQREKLWFAIGNGSFTEEKKPKPVEELSPKELSSRTKIQEFYKKRLLEDKARGSSEDIWNQREEPLDNPFKK, from the coding sequence ATGTCAGACAAAGAGGACCAGGAGTTGCAGCAGCTCTGGAAACTATTCCAGGATTCTCCTGAGGAAATtaaacaaagaagacagCAGATTACCAAAATCATCCACGATGACCAGAAGTCTGAGTTTCCTACTCTGATGTCTATAGTGACAGCATTTGATGAGCTTCTAGGATGTTTTTCCTTGGGTGGCCAGCTTAAGAACTATTACAGATATGGTAGTATGGATACGTGTCTGAGACAGCGAGAGAAGTTGTGGTTTGCTATTGGTAATGGAAGCTTTactgaagagaagaaacCCAAGccagtagaagaattgtcACCCAAAGAGCTATCCAGCAGGACGAAAATCCAGGAGTTTTACAAGAAGAGATTATTAGAAGACAAGGCTCGCGGGAGCTCTGAAGATATATGGAATCAGCGTGAAGAACCGTTGGATAACCCGTTTAAGAAGTAG
- the RHO3 gene encoding GTP-binding protein of the rho family (go_function GTP binding~go_process small GTPase mediated signal transduction) — FSSVSYFHTNNLVQRKIVILGDGACGKTSLLNVFTRGYFPQVYEPTVFENYVHDIFIDGQSVELSLWDTAGQEEFDRLRSLSYSDTHCIMLCFSIDSPDSLENVQSKWVGEIADHCEGVKLVLVALKCDLRSDEDNESHAHINGTEEEFNPYSQNASNNQYQQNKRLITYDEGLAVAKKVGALRYLECSAKKNRGVNEAFSEAARCALNARPKGANDNEPEKKGCTIM, encoded by the coding sequence tttctgtctGTCTCATATTTCCATACTAACAATCTAGTACAACGTAAGATAGTCATTCTAGGCGACGGTGCCTGTGGGAAGACTTCCCTATTGAACGTTTTCACACGAGGCTACTTTCCTCAAGTGTACGAACCCACGGTATTTGAAAACTATGTGCATGATATATTTATAGATGGCCAGTCGGTAGAGTTGTCCTTGTGGGACACGGCtggacaagaagaatttgataGATTGAGATCCCTTTCATATTCTGATACACATTGTATCATGTTGTGTTTTTCTATTGATTCGCCAGACTCGTTAGAGAACGTCCAATCCAAATGGGTGGGAGAAATAGCAGATCATTGTGAAGGTGTCAagttggtgttggtagcTTTGAAGTGCGACTTGAGAAGCGACGAAGACAACGAAAGCCATGCCCACATCAACGgaactgaagaagagtttaACCCGTACTCGCAGAATGCATCCAACAACCAGTACCAACAGAACAAGCGATTAATCACATACGATGAAGGTTTGGCAGTAGCAAAAAAGGTTGGTGCCTTGAGATACTTGGAGTGTTCAGCCAAAAAGAACAGAGGTGTCAACGAAGCGTTTTCGGAGGCTGCCAGATGTGCTCTTAATGCCCGGCCAAAAGGTGCCAACGATAATGAGCCTGAAAAGAAGGGCTGTACCATCATGTAA
- a CDS encoding predicted protein yields the protein MPSLTSSTSSFTTPVMTVPASGNNPYILRQENPSGTVFIAVGACVGAIFLGFILYHLIVSFTASRLAKKTMASEKQLYATYQNNNGSAYGFGPDGSTGTTLNYNSEYQPSVAKLPLLTPSKSVLGSLGGGMGYSFGGSQLGDTSTIYQSEAAGPTTKHDMTKMFISPTAEVMQHKRVKSSSYGGSVTNLSFAGASTTNLVPGQGTNRNSFYGISEANNSDYSVLLGHSRAGPLLSSPGMPAAEGPSAPRKTIPSMYLEDLMDNKSTHDM from the coding sequence ATGCCTTCATTAACTTCATCTACGTCGTCCTTCACCACCCCCGTTATGACAGTCCCGGCTAGTGGTAACAACCCATATATTCTCAGACAGGAGAACCCAAGTGGAACTGTGTTTATAGCTGTAGGTGCTTGTGTAGGTGCCATCTTCCTCGGGTTTATCTTGTACCACTTGATCGTGTCGTTCACAGCATCCAGATTGGCTAAGAAAACGATGGCTTCAGAGAAACAACTTTATGCCACTTACCAAAATAACAATGGCTCCGCTTATGGATTTGGTCCTGATGGTTCTACCGGTACTACCCTCAACTACAACTCGGAATATCAACCTTCTGTAGCTAAGCTACCATTGTTGACTCCTAGTAAATCTGTACTTGGTAGCTTAGGAGGAGGAATGGGATATTCCTTTGGTGGCTCTCAGTTGGGGGACACTTCTACCATCTACCAATCAGAAGCTGCTGGTCCTACTACCAAACATGACATGACCAAGATGTTCATCTCGCCTACTGCCGAAGTAATGCAACACAAGAGAGTCAAGTCTTCGCTGTATGGAGGCTCAGTGACGAACTTGTCTTTTGCTGGTGCTTCCACTACAAACTTGGTACCTGGTCAGGGTACTAATAGAAACTCATTCTATGGCATTTCTGAGGCTAACAACAGCGACTATTCGGTTCTACTTGGTCATAGTCGTGCAGGCCCCTTGTTGTCATCGCCAGGCATGCCTGCTGCTGAAGGTCCTTCTGCTCCCAGAAAGACGATTCCTTCGATGTACCTTGAGGACTTAATGGACAACAAGTCTACTCATGACATGTAG
- the GNT1 gene encoding alphaN-acetylglucosamine transferase encodes MVNFGALKRQAVRYLRRNWEYKAAVFVLLYYLVSYVVLETSHSIRERGLSQKLRVIPNEVINYYDSTTLLDEGDRKNDKLAYMQYATSYEHLNLAIINFISIRKSDTKAKDLVVLYSDILAHSDSDTWNKLLIIANNHDITLKAVPLLEASGDESTWSSSFTKLHVFNQVEYDRIVYFDSDSMVINVPRSGDVEISHIHNNYGNLDELFKLPKHITYALPQAFWLNKVVEDKKHTKFRGKVEIPEKKRYNLRMKKLVSDISRESLPERAFQLLPSLIYEQHFFDNHDDFFANHVMVIKPSRQTFNELMRYVYNPWYWYIFCRSSLRQKHDYDMEIMNKYLNDQLLSRRDVHVGILPHKVYGVLTGEFREPWHRRFVVEPQYLPFTKKKSNDGWNALDVFQNVKLVHFSDSPIPKPWEKNDYSASYNSLRIYCRAGDLVKYFKIDDIHKPRMVDDCDSVDIWNWYRDEFERARAGNWVVPEEVEYEW; translated from the coding sequence ATGGTAAACTTTGGTGCTCTCAAGAGACAAGCCGTGCGGTATCTACGTCGAAACTGGGAGTATAAGGCTGCGGTTTTTGTCCTTTTATACTATCTCGTCTCTTACGTAGTATTAGAGACTAGCCATAGTATACGAGAACGAGGATTGAGCCAGAAACTCAGGGTGATACCGAATGAGGTTATCAACTACTACGATAGCACTACTCTTCTAGATGAAGGCGACAGGAAAAATGACAAGTTAGCATATATGCAATACGCTACTTCCTACGAACATTTGAACTTGGCCATTATTAACTTTATTAGCATTCGTAAATCAGACACCAAAGCCAAGGACTTGGTAGTACTTTACAGCGATATTTTGGCtcattctgattctgacaCCTGGAACAAACTCTTGATAATTGCTAACAATCATGATATCACGTTGAAAGCAGTACCTTTGCTTGAAGCTAGCGGTGATGAGTCTACGTGGTCTCTGTCATTTACCAAGCTTCACGTCTTTAACCAAGTCGAGTATGACAGAATTGTGTACTTTGATTCGGATTCGATGGTTATAAATGTTCCCCGCAGTGGAGATGTTGAAATCAGCCATATACACAACAACTACGGCAACTTGGACgaactcttcaagttgcCCAAACATATCACCTATGCATTACCCCAGGCGTTCTGGTTAAATAAAGTTGTAGAGGATAAGAAGCACACGAAGTTCAGAGGAAAAGTAGAAATTCcggaaaagaagagatatAATTTACGGATGAAGAAACTTGTAAGTGACATTTCGCGAGAAAGTTTACCAGAGAGGGCCTTCCAGTTGCTTCCGTCATTGATCTACGAACAGCACTTCTTTGATAACCACGACGACTTCTTTGCTAATCATGTAATGGTCATCAAGCCCTCTAGACAGACGTTTAATGAACTTATGAGATATGTGTACAACCCCTGGTACTGGTATATTTTCTGTCGTTCTTCGTTGAGACAGAAGCATGACTATGACATGGAGATCATGAACAAATACTTGAACGACCAGCTTCTTTCTAGGAGAGATGTTCATGTTGGTATATTGCCCCATAAAGTGTATGGAGTTCTCACGGGAGAGTTCCGAGAACCATGGCATCGTAGGTTTGTAGTAGAACCACAGTATTTGCCCTttacaaagaagaagtccaacGACGGCTGGAATGCGTTGGATGTGTTCCAGAACGTGAAGTTGGTACATTTCTCAGATTCCCCTATTCCCAAGCCATGGGAGAAGAACGACTACCTGGCTTCTTATAATTCACTCAGAATCTACTGTAGAGCAGGAGACCTAGtgaagtacttcaagatcgACGACATTCACAAGCCAAGAATGGTGGACGACTGTGACAGCGTGGATATATGGAACTGGTATCGTGATGAATTTGAGCGTGCTCGTGCCGGTAACTGGGTTGTACCTGAGGAGGTAGAATATGAATGGtaa
- a CDS encoding hypothetical repeated ORF (hypothetical ORF; repeated) — MTKTCITLKKNTVMDIDAINQSEGPPGDSSHFNASNSALNEPKPPDIGRKRKTDVAPDDSMDLDGESSDAVENGELEPSFVTAGSVIADDSFDDTQEASNALNTLNEGPEMSTMDSFETSVSKNSSRHVIEEEHDPVLAAKGDTVMISPSPTSSSDLSKPTSTSDSVEITNVYIKEKNPKSQKNNLSENEEIKKNQENRKSKKQTSGAPLTDSIWNGQNASLQHHKNNSSIKLLSKDRLIKDLEKLGSGLNKNWEEDKFTDDLTFKKIRRLGFAKNYVTSHSQQEWAGEQGRIDRWNIPQEFAQSSGPSIVGKADG, encoded by the coding sequence ATGACTAAAACTTGCATCACGTTAAAAAAAAATACTGTGATGGATATAGACGCCATCAATCAACTGGAAGGGCCTCCTGGAGACTCTTCCCACTTCAACGCTTCAAATAGTGCTTTAAACGAACCGAAACCGCCAGATATTGGCCGAAAACGAAAAACCGACGTCGCACCCGATGACCTGATGGACCTTGATGGCGAGTCCTCAGATGCCGTAGAAAACGGCGAATTGGAGCCATCTTTCGTGACAGCAGGATCAGTTATTGCTGATGACTCTTTTGACGATACCCAAGAAGCCTCAAACGCTTTAAACACCTTGAACGAAGGGCCAGAAATGTCGACTATGGACAGCTTTGAAACCTCAGTTTCGAAAAATTCTTCACGTCACGTGATCGAGGAAGAACACGACCCAGTTTTGGCTGCAAAAGGAGATACTGTTATGATATCTCCAAGTCCTACTTCCAGTAGCGATTTGTCAAAGCCTACATCCACCAGTGACTCAGTTGAAATTACAAATGTTTATATTAAAGAAAAAAACCCAAAATCCCAAAAAAATAACCtttcagaaaatgaagaaatcaaaaaaaatcaggaaaacagaaaatcaaaaaaacAAACCTCAGGAGCTCCTCTTACTGATCTGATCTGGAACGGTCAGAACGCCTCGCTCCAACATCACAAAAACAATTCATCAATTAAACTTCTCTCCAAAGACAGGTTAATCAAggatcttgaaaaactcGGATCTGGCTTAAACAAGAATTGGGAAGAAGATAAATTCACTGACGACTTGACCTTTAAGAAGATCAGAAGGTTAGGATTTGCCAAAAACTATGTCACTTCCCACTCACAACAAGAATGGGCAGGCGAACAGGGCAGAATTGACAGATGGAACATCCCGCAAGAATTTGCGCAATCCTCCGGACCTTCAATTGTGGGAAAAGCGGATGGATGA